One genomic window of Cellulophaga sp. Hel_I_12 includes the following:
- a CDS encoding TonB-dependent receptor, whose amino-acid sequence MKTKLNLLLIILAALLSQAAISQKKTITGNVTDDAGMPLPGVNVLLKGTTTGTQTDFDGNYSISAATGDVLVFSFLGQKTVQKTVDASSVIDVIMQEDASQLDEIVVVGYGTQSKRNLTDNISKLTSSDISEVPNPNLQNALVAKAAGVQVTQTNGKVEGGINIRVRGAASVSGGTQPLYVLDGIPLIDPTSDIGAIGNGAQTNPLLTLSANEIESIDILKDASSAAIYGARGANGVVLITTKRGKQGKAQFTFNLSQGFSEPTNVRKWLNTEQYIELFTEAAINGLGPVDGIDEAEATFDFLAGDTDWRTREVDTDWSKEAFQDGYQTDADFSVSGADAKTSYFFSGAYNNTTGIIRDNSLERANARTNVSHQFSDKFKAGMNLSFSRTEIDRIANDNAFATPLQAIAQSPLSPARLADGSPNPGTLYGNFLLDAENAFFKTIIRRTVGKVFGEYTFIPGLKLNSDFSYDLFAQTEDNFRGSGALFQSTNGEAFASDLNSESYTYSNYATFDKSFNERHNFNAVVGTEFIKYNRRITSVTSQQFPSDDLSTVSGGAEITAGTGVQLQSTFLSYFARATYDLDGKYLFKASVRRDGSSRFGENQRFGTFPAFSAGWILSDETFLEDFEALSFLKLRGSWGQLGNADIGGDYPSLFLFSGVSYNQRPGIAPVQPGNNNLTWETSTQTDIGIDFGFLNGALSGEIDYYQKNTEDLLFSVPLIPSSGAASINQNIGTLESHGFEFVLNSKNITTEDFSWSSNFNISNNIIELASLPNNNADIVNGLNINRVGESVAAFYLREYAGVDPDNGDALYFLNTENPDGSLNKETTNNVNEAQRIVAGNPFPEVIAGLTNTLLYKKFDLTFTFQGEWGASIYNNGGRFQSVNGDFYDNQSIDQLNRWQQPGDITNIPQARLFGGNGSAQSTRFLAKADFVRLRNLSLGYSLPSQVIEKMKISKLRVYATAINLLTFTNYPFEDPEARSDVEGQNSPGQTFYSAPPAKTISIGVNVNF is encoded by the coding sequence ATGAAAACAAAACTCAATTTATTATTGATTATTTTGGCTGCACTTTTAAGTCAGGCCGCTATAAGTCAAAAAAAGACAATCACAGGAAACGTAACTGATGATGCAGGAATGCCATTACCAGGAGTGAATGTTTTGCTAAAAGGCACAACAACGGGAACACAAACTGATTTCGACGGAAATTACAGCATTTCTGCTGCAACAGGTGACGTATTAGTATTTTCGTTCTTAGGGCAAAAAACAGTACAAAAAACTGTTGATGCCTCTTCTGTAATCGATGTAATAATGCAAGAAGATGCATCGCAACTCGATGAAATTGTAGTAGTTGGTTATGGTACGCAAAGCAAGCGAAATTTAACTGACAATATTTCAAAATTAACTTCTTCTGATATTTCCGAAGTGCCGAATCCAAACCTTCAAAATGCACTTGTTGCTAAAGCAGCAGGTGTTCAAGTAACGCAAACCAATGGAAAGGTTGAAGGAGGAATAAATATTAGAGTAAGAGGAGCTGCTTCTGTAAGTGGAGGCACACAACCCTTATATGTTTTAGATGGTATCCCTTTAATTGACCCAACAAGCGATATTGGTGCTATTGGTAATGGAGCGCAAACAAATCCATTATTAACCTTAAGTGCTAATGAAATTGAATCCATAGACATTTTAAAAGATGCTTCTTCTGCCGCTATTTACGGTGCTAGAGGTGCCAATGGTGTAGTATTAATCACTACAAAAAGAGGTAAACAAGGAAAAGCACAATTTACATTTAACCTTTCTCAAGGTTTTAGTGAACCTACCAATGTTAGAAAGTGGCTTAATACAGAGCAATATATAGAATTATTTACTGAAGCCGCCATCAATGGATTGGGTCCGGTAGACGGCATCGATGAAGCTGAAGCTACTTTTGATTTTTTAGCTGGAGATACGGATTGGAGAACAAGAGAAGTTGATACCGATTGGTCCAAAGAGGCTTTTCAAGATGGCTACCAAACAGATGCTGATTTTTCTGTTTCGGGTGCGGATGCTAAAACATCTTATTTTTTCTCAGGAGCCTATAACAATACGACTGGTATTATTAGAGATAACTCATTAGAAAGAGCAAATGCAAGAACTAATGTAAGTCATCAATTTTCTGATAAATTTAAAGCGGGAATGAACTTAAGTTTCTCTAGAACAGAAATAGATAGGATTGCGAATGACAATGCTTTTGCTACACCTTTACAAGCTATTGCACAATCACCACTATCACCAGCGAGATTAGCAGATGGATCGCCTAATCCGGGAACACTTTACGGAAACTTTTTACTAGACGCTGAAAACGCCTTTTTTAAGACTATTATCAGAAGAACTGTCGGTAAAGTTTTTGGAGAATATACTTTTATTCCAGGCCTTAAACTTAATTCTGATTTTTCTTATGATCTTTTTGCTCAGACTGAAGATAATTTTAGAGGGTCCGGAGCTCTTTTCCAATCTACAAATGGAGAAGCTTTTGCTTCCGATTTAAATTCTGAAAGCTATACCTATAGTAACTACGCCACTTTTGATAAGTCTTTTAACGAAAGGCATAATTTTAATGCTGTAGTAGGTACAGAATTTATCAAATACAATAGAAGAATTACAAGTGTAACTAGCCAACAGTTTCCATCTGATGATTTATCTACCGTAAGTGGTGGAGCGGAAATTACTGCTGGTACTGGTGTTCAATTACAAAGTACATTTTTATCCTATTTTGCTAGAGCGACGTACGATTTAGATGGAAAATATTTATTTAAAGCCAGTGTTAGACGCGATGGTTCATCTAGATTCGGTGAAAACCAAAGGTTTGGTACTTTCCCTGCTTTCTCGGCAGGTTGGATACTTTCTGATGAAACTTTCCTAGAAGATTTTGAAGCTTTGTCCTTTTTAAAATTAAGAGGTAGCTGGGGACAATTGGGTAATGCCGATATTGGTGGTGATTATCCATCCTTATTTTTATTTTCTGGAGTTTCGTATAACCAAAGACCAGGTATAGCGCCTGTTCAGCCAGGTAACAATAACTTAACTTGGGAAACATCCACACAAACTGATATTGGTATTGATTTTGGTTTTTTAAATGGTGCTCTTTCAGGAGAAATAGATTACTACCAAAAAAATACGGAAGATTTATTATTTAGCGTTCCATTAATCCCTAGTTCTGGTGCGGCAAGTATTAATCAAAATATTGGTACCTTAGAAAGTCACGGTTTTGAATTTGTTTTAAATTCAAAAAATATAACTACAGAAGACTTTAGTTGGTCGTCAAATTTCAATATTAGCAATAATATTATTGAATTAGCTTCTTTACCGAACAACAACGCAGATATTGTAAACGGATTAAATATTAACCGAGTGGGTGAATCTGTTGCAGCATTTTATCTGAGAGAATATGCAGGAGTTGATCCCGATAATGGAGACGCTTTATACTTTCTTAATACAGAAAACCCAGATGGTTCTTTAAACAAAGAAACGACCAATAATGTTAATGAAGCACAAAGAATTGTGGCTGGGAATCCTTTTCCTGAAGTTATTGCTGGTTTAACAAACACACTTTTGTACAAAAAATTCGATTTAACATTTACCTTCCAAGGGGAATGGGGTGCAAGTATATACAATAACGGTGGTCGTTTTCAATCAGTTAATGGTGATTTTTATGACAACCAAAGCATTGACCAATTAAATAGATGGCAACAGCCAGGTGATATCACCAATATTCCACAGGCCCGACTATTTGGAGGTAATGGCTCAGCCCAATCCACTAGATTTTTGGCTAAAGCTGATTTTGTGAGGTTGAGAAATTTAAGTTTAGGGTACAGCTTACCTTCTCAAGTTATAGAAAAAATGAAAATATCTAAATTGAGAGTTTATGCCACAGCTATAAACCTTTTAACATTTACAAATTACCCTTTTGAAGACCCAGAAGCTAGAAGTGATGTGGAAGGTCAAAACAGCCCAGGTCAGACCTTTTATTCTGCGCCTCCTGCCAAGACTATATCAATAGGTGTTAATGTTAATTTTTAA
- a CDS encoding RagB/SusD family nutrient uptake outer membrane protein, producing MKLYKIFFVLLSIGLLTSCENELEVNPTDNIPGELAFGSEANISGILVGAYEEAGQQATYGGRLQLMTNMLGATNESFWRGTFIDPRQAFTKQLLVDNGFVDGVWSNAYETINQTNLVIDNIATVTSSEEEKNRIEGEAKFLRALNYFDLVRNFGAPYVSGQANTQAGVPLRLVGIVDYSTRSEIARSTVDEVYAQVINDATDAYDLLPESNTFYADKYAAQALLARVYFQQGNYPAARDAAHDVLQNSGHSLTATYAEAFNNDVDSDEDIFTFQVTSQTGTNQLVNHYASELDGGRGGDVRIEQAYLDLFTDPNDQRGDFTYINPANSIRLTLKYTNQFGNLIIFRIGEMHLIRAESNFRAGTAIGLPPLTEINALRNRSTAAPLLLLTLNSFALERKLELAFEQGFILHDAKRTQTSIGSLAWNANELVFPIPQTEMDTNPLMVQNAGYTN from the coding sequence ATGAAATTATATAAAATATTTTTTGTGTTGTTATCAATAGGTTTGCTAACATCATGCGAGAACGAATTAGAAGTCAATCCAACCGATAATATACCCGGAGAATTAGCCTTTGGATCAGAAGCCAATATTTCAGGTATACTGGTAGGTGCTTATGAAGAAGCAGGTCAACAAGCCACTTATGGCGGTAGACTTCAGCTAATGACAAATATGTTAGGCGCAACGAATGAATCTTTTTGGAGAGGTACATTTATAGACCCTAGGCAAGCGTTTACCAAACAATTATTAGTAGATAATGGGTTTGTAGATGGTGTTTGGTCTAATGCTTATGAAACCATCAACCAAACTAATTTGGTTATTGATAACATAGCGACTGTAACGAGTAGTGAAGAGGAAAAAAACAGAATTGAAGGAGAAGCAAAATTTTTAAGAGCCCTTAATTATTTTGATTTGGTACGCAATTTTGGAGCACCTTATGTTTCTGGCCAAGCCAATACACAAGCAGGAGTTCCATTACGTTTAGTCGGAATTGTTGATTACTCTACAAGATCTGAAATAGCTAGAAGCACGGTTGATGAGGTATATGCCCAAGTAATCAATGATGCAACTGACGCTTATGACCTTTTACCAGAAAGTAATACTTTTTATGCTGATAAATATGCTGCCCAGGCTCTTTTAGCTAGAGTATATTTTCAACAAGGAAATTATCCTGCTGCGAGAGATGCCGCACATGACGTGCTGCAAAATAGTGGTCATTCTTTGACGGCGACCTACGCAGAAGCATTTAATAACGATGTTGATAGTGACGAGGATATTTTCACCTTTCAAGTTACAAGCCAAACGGGGACGAATCAATTAGTTAATCATTACGCATCAGAACTTGATGGTGGTAGAGGTGGTGATGTAAGAATTGAACAAGCTTACTTAGACCTATTTACTGATCCTAATGATCAACGTGGTGATTTTACCTATATAAATCCTGCCAATTCAATAAGACTTACCTTAAAGTATACGAACCAATTTGGAAACTTAATTATTTTTAGAATTGGTGAAATGCATTTAATAAGAGCTGAAAGTAACTTTAGAGCAGGAACTGCTATTGGATTACCGCCTTTAACAGAAATAAACGCTTTACGAAATAGATCAACTGCAGCTCCTTTACTTCTATTAACTTTAAATTCTTTTGCTTTAGAACGTAAGTTAGAACTAGCTTTTGAACAAGGCTTTATTCTTCATGATGCTAAAAGAACACAGACTTCTATTGGTAGTTTAGCTTGGAATGCAAATGAATTAGTATTCCCGATACCGCAAACTGAAATGGATACCAACCCATTAATGGTTCAAAACGCAGGGTATACGAATTAA
- a CDS encoding alpha/beta fold hydrolase, translating to MLSYTKHIHSSSNKWVTFVHGAGGSSTIWFKQVREFKKHFNVLLLDLRGHGNSKAHFKDVFNDKYTFDCITNDILEVINHEKIQKSHFVGISLGTILIRNLAEKYPERVESMIMGGAIMKLNLRSQVLIRLGVIFKSVVPYIWLYKFFAFVIMPNKNHKESRSLFVREAKKLYQKEFIRWFRLTSEITPLLRFFRMVDIRIPTLYVMGREDYLFLPSIEKIVASHKTSQLFIVENCGHVVNVEQPMVFNDKVIQYLTTIK from the coding sequence TTGTTAAGTTATACCAAACATATACATAGTAGTTCTAACAAATGGGTGACGTTTGTTCATGGAGCAGGGGGTAGTTCAACTATTTGGTTTAAGCAAGTTCGTGAATTTAAAAAACACTTTAACGTATTGCTTTTAGATTTAAGAGGTCATGGCAATTCTAAAGCTCATTTCAAAGACGTTTTTAATGATAAATATACCTTTGATTGTATCACCAATGATATTTTAGAAGTTATCAATCACGAAAAAATTCAGAAATCTCATTTCGTAGGAATATCCTTAGGGACTATTTTAATTCGAAATTTGGCTGAAAAATACCCAGAAAGAGTAGAAAGTATGATAATGGGCGGCGCTATTATGAAGCTAAACCTAAGGTCTCAAGTGCTCATACGCTTAGGTGTCATCTTCAAATCTGTGGTGCCTTATATTTGGTTGTATAAATTTTTTGCATTTGTGATTATGCCCAATAAGAATCATAAAGAATCGAGATCTCTTTTTGTTAGAGAAGCAAAGAAGCTATATCAAAAAGAATTTATTCGCTGGTTTAGGCTTACCTCTGAAATTACGCCATTACTTAGATTTTTTAGAATGGTAGACATTAGAATACCTACCTTATATGTGATGGGACGAGAAGACTATTTGTTTTTGCCTTCTATAGAGAAAATAGTAGCCTCACATAAAACCTCACAGCTTTTTATAGTTGAAAATTGTGGACACGTAGTAAACGTGGAACAGCCAATGGTTTTTAACGATAAAGTTATTCAATACCTCACGACTATAAAATAA
- the pyrF gene encoding orotidine-5'-phosphate decarboxylase, with product MTTKQIIDQIHKKKSFLCVGLDVDLNKIPKHLLKKEDPIFEFNKAIIDATHKYCVAYKPNTAFYEAYGIKGWKALEKTIAYLNTNFPDIFTIADAKRGDIGNTSTMYAKAFFEDLGFDAVTIAPYMGKDSVEPFLAFKDKHSILLALTSNEGAFDFQTKLIDGKEVYKQVIETSKTYKNADNLMYVVGATKATFLKEIRQIIPENFLLVPGVGAQGGSLKEVCKYGMNASVGLLVNSSRGIIYASSDENFAKAAKEKAKELQQDMAIELSQRF from the coding sequence ATGACGACCAAGCAAATAATTGACCAGATTCATAAAAAAAAATCATTCCTCTGTGTTGGATTGGATGTTGACCTAAATAAGATTCCGAAACATCTACTAAAGAAAGAAGATCCAATTTTTGAGTTTAATAAAGCCATTATAGATGCGACGCACAAGTACTGCGTAGCCTACAAGCCCAATACTGCTTTCTATGAAGCTTATGGCATTAAGGGATGGAAAGCATTAGAAAAAACTATTGCATATTTGAATACAAATTTCCCAGATATTTTTACCATTGCTGATGCTAAACGAGGTGATATAGGGAATACCTCTACGATGTACGCCAAAGCTTTTTTCGAAGATTTAGGTTTTGATGCGGTCACTATCGCACCCTATATGGGAAAAGATTCAGTAGAACCTTTTTTAGCGTTTAAAGATAAACATAGCATCCTTTTGGCCTTGACCTCAAACGAAGGAGCTTTTGATTTTCAAACAAAATTAATAGATGGCAAAGAAGTATATAAGCAGGTGATTGAAACTTCAAAAACCTACAAAAATGCTGATAATTTAATGTATGTAGTCGGGGCAACGAAAGCGACTTTTCTAAAAGAAATACGTCAAATAATACCCGAAAATTTTCTTCTCGTACCAGGGGTTGGTGCACAAGGTGGAAGCTTAAAAGAGGTATGTAAATACGGCATGAACGCTTCAGTAGGGCTTTTGGTTAATTCCTCTAGAGGCATAATCTACGCATCGTCAGATGAAAATTTTGCAAAGGCAGCCAAGGAAAAAGCAAAGGAATTGCAGCAAGACATGGCGATCGAATTAAGCCAGAGATTTTAA
- a CDS encoding four helix bundle protein → MRNFRELDIWSLGVVLAKDVYNLLKSFPITEKFGLVSQMSRCAVSISSNIAEGCSRDSQKDFSRFLQIALGSSFELETQLEISRQLNFINETDFTEILDKLNSLQRRIQALKSYVNKNLGPNT, encoded by the coding sequence TTGAGAAATTTTAGAGAATTAGATATTTGGAGTCTTGGTGTTGTATTAGCTAAAGACGTTTATAATCTTTTAAAGAGTTTTCCAATAACTGAAAAGTTTGGTTTGGTTTCTCAAATGTCGCGTTGTGCAGTATCTATATCTTCAAATATAGCAGAAGGTTGCTCAAGAGATTCTCAAAAAGATTTTTCAAGATTTTTACAAATAGCCTTAGGCTCATCTTTTGAATTAGAAACTCAATTAGAAATATCAAGACAGTTAAATTTCATAAATGAAACTGATTTTACAGAAATTTTAGATAAATTAAATAGTTTGCAAAGGAGAATACAAGCTTTAAAAAGTTATGTAAATAAAAACCTAGGACCAAACACCTAA
- the prfA gene encoding peptide chain release factor 1 translates to MLDKLNIVKQRFDEIADLIIQPDIISDQKRYVELTKEYKDLKALVDKRSLYIELTNNMEEAQEILSDGSDPEMVDMAKMQLEEAKTAIPKLEEEIKVLLIPKDPEDSKNVVVEVRAGTGGDEASIFAGDLFRMYTKYCEAKGWKTNVIDLSEGTSGGYKEIQFEVTGENVYGTLKFEAGVHRVQRVPQTETQGRVHTSAATVMVLPEAEDFDVHIEPKDVRIDFFCSSGPGGQSVNTTYSAVRLTHLPTGLVAQCQDQKSQHKNKEKAFRVLRSRLYDQELAKKQEEDAAKRNSQVSSGDRSAKIRTYNYPQGRVTDHRIGLTLYDLPNIVNGDIQKIIDELSFVENTEKLKEASEIF, encoded by the coding sequence ATGTTAGATAAGTTAAATATAGTAAAGCAGCGTTTTGATGAAATAGCGGATTTGATTATTCAGCCCGATATCATTTCAGATCAAAAGCGTTATGTAGAATTAACTAAGGAATATAAAGATCTTAAAGCCTTGGTTGATAAAAGAAGTTTATATATTGAGCTTACGAATAATATGGAAGAAGCTCAAGAAATATTAAGTGACGGGAGTGATCCTGAAATGGTCGATATGGCAAAAATGCAGTTGGAGGAAGCAAAAACTGCAATACCCAAGTTAGAAGAAGAAATCAAGGTGCTTTTAATCCCAAAAGACCCAGAAGACTCTAAGAATGTTGTGGTTGAGGTTAGGGCTGGTACTGGTGGTGATGAAGCGAGTATTTTTGCCGGTGATTTATTTCGTATGTATACGAAATACTGTGAAGCCAAAGGGTGGAAAACAAATGTTATTGATTTAAGTGAAGGTACTAGCGGAGGTTATAAAGAAATTCAATTTGAAGTTACAGGTGAAAATGTTTATGGTACTTTAAAGTTTGAAGCTGGCGTACATCGCGTACAACGCGTACCACAAACCGAAACACAAGGCAGGGTGCATACCAGTGCAGCAACGGTTATGGTATTGCCAGAAGCCGAAGATTTTGATGTTCATATAGAACCAAAAGATGTTCGTATTGATTTTTTCTGTTCTTCTGGACCAGGCGGACAATCGGTAAATACCACCTATTCTGCGGTACGGCTAACGCATTTACCAACAGGTTTGGTTGCGCAATGTCAAGATCAAAAATCGCAACATAAGAACAAAGAAAAAGCATTTCGAGTATTGCGTTCACGATTGTATGATCAAGAATTAGCGAAAAAACAAGAAGAAGACGCGGCGAAACGAAACTCTCAAGTGAGTAGTGGTGACCGTTCTGCAAAAATTAGAACTTATAATTATCCACAGGGAAGGGTTACCGATCACCGGATTGGACTCACCTTATACGATTTGCCCAATATTGTAAACGGTGATATTCAAAAAATTATTGATGAATTAAGCTTTGTTGAAAATACAGAAAAACTCAAAGAAGCATCGGAAATTTTTTAG
- a CDS encoding DUF3570 domain-containing protein, producing MRALLFFSLIFMGFYTHGQDTSYKKRVLETTEIDALFSYYGQDGNNAAVTGGDGSEELTDVTSSLIVRLPMNEDDILTLDIGISAYSSASSSNVNPLDGNPRDRVSPYIASSGASQADQLVHLNPSYQHSSDDRNSIWNAKAYVSSEYDYTSVGFGGGYTQLFNEKNTEVSASANVYFDAWNPQYPIELRGGFFDDRISGPGVYTPNFTEFDNVNRNSYSVSLGFSQILSKRLQGSIFLDAVFQNGLLSTPFQRVYFADTNDFFIEDFQLADDIERLPDTRFKLPIGGRLNYFLNDTFIIRSYYRFYTDDWGIQSHTASVELPIKLSNSFTIYPTYRYYTQTAADYFNEKETALSIQNFYTSDYDLSAFKAHQYGLGLRYKDIFTNAKLLTFGLKTVDLRFSNYNRSDGLDSFIFTLGTTFVR from the coding sequence ATGAGAGCACTTTTGTTTTTTAGTTTGATTTTTATGGGTTTTTACACCCATGGTCAAGACACGTCCTATAAAAAAAGAGTTTTAGAAACCACAGAAATTGATGCACTGTTTAGTTATTACGGTCAAGACGGCAATAACGCAGCGGTAACCGGTGGTGATGGTTCTGAAGAATTAACCGATGTTACCTCTTCATTGATCGTACGATTGCCGATGAATGAGGATGATATTCTCACCTTAGATATTGGTATATCGGCATATTCTTCTGCTTCTTCCAGTAATGTAAATCCTTTGGATGGGAACCCCCGTGATCGCGTAAGTCCGTATATTGCTTCTTCGGGTGCTTCACAAGCCGATCAGTTGGTCCATCTAAACCCAAGCTACCAACATAGCTCTGACGATCGAAACAGCATTTGGAATGCAAAAGCCTATGTTTCCTCAGAATATGACTATACTTCTGTAGGTTTTGGCGGAGGATATACGCAATTATTCAATGAAAAAAATACAGAAGTTTCTGCTAGTGCGAACGTCTATTTTGATGCCTGGAATCCGCAATACCCTATAGAATTAAGAGGGGGCTTTTTTGATGATAGAATTTCTGGTCCAGGTGTTTATACTCCTAATTTTACTGAATTTGATAATGTCAATAGAAACTCCTACTCGGTTTCTTTAGGTTTTTCTCAAATATTAAGTAAAAGGTTACAAGGGTCTATTTTCCTAGATGCGGTGTTTCAAAACGGCCTGTTGAGTACGCCTTTTCAGCGGGTTTATTTTGCAGATACCAACGACTTTTTTATTGAAGATTTTCAATTGGCGGATGACATAGAACGTCTGCCAGATACTAGATTTAAACTCCCTATTGGTGGTCGTTTAAATTATTTTTTGAATGATACCTTTATTATACGAAGCTATTATCGCTTTTATACCGATGATTGGGGAATTCAATCTCATACAGCAAGTGTAGAACTGCCAATCAAATTAAGTAATTCGTTTACGATATACCCAACCTATAGGTACTATACCCAAACTGCAGCCGATTATTTTAATGAGAAAGAAACAGCCTTATCTATTCAAAATTTTTATACCTCTGATTATGATTTATCCGCTTTTAAGGCGCATCAATACGGATTAGGCTTGCGTTACAAAGATATTTTTACCAATGCTAAACTACTTACTTTCGGACTCAAAACTGTGGATCTTCGGTTTAGTAATTACAACCGTAGTGATGGTTTAGATTCTTTTATTTTTACCCTAGGAACTACCTTTGTACGCTGA
- a CDS encoding DUF4266 domain-containing protein has product MKKILILLLLTFSVTSCVVVKEYDKVYLNDDEMALSAKNMEQFETNFQIYREAAAGANGGKTGGGCGCN; this is encoded by the coding sequence ATGAAAAAAATACTCATCTTATTGCTGTTAACTTTTTCTGTCACTTCTTGTGTGGTGGTCAAAGAGTACGATAAAGTATATTTAAACGATGACGAAATGGCGCTGTCGGCTAAAAACATGGAACAATTTGAAACTAATTTTCAAATTTATCGAGAAGCAGCAGCAGGAGCCAACGGCGGAAAAACTGGCGGTGGCTGTGGTTGTAATTAA
- a CDS encoding FAD:protein FMN transferase, translating into MRKSLSLLIFFYLNFANAQEQRYVTVDRTLSLMGSRFVITIVAESEATANKHIDEASAEITRIEKLISSWDENSETSLINKYAGIQPVKVNPELFGLIERSLKISAITDGAFDITYASMDKVWRFDGSMQYPPSEAEIKSSIAQVGYQHIILNKEKSTVFLENKGMKIGFGAIGKGYAADKTKALMLSKNVFAGIINASGDLTTWGRQASGEKWIIGISNPLDREKIFSWLPLDESSVATSGNYEKYVVFKGEKYSHIIDPRTGYPSKGINSVSVFSKSAELCDALATSVFIMGRETGLAFIDQLEGTEIIIVDSDHKIHKSKGIKFDEKR; encoded by the coding sequence TTGAGAAAATCACTTTCACTCCTTATTTTTTTTTATTTAAATTTTGCTAACGCACAAGAGCAAAGGTATGTCACCGTCGACAGAACGCTTAGCTTAATGGGTTCGCGTTTTGTCATTACTATTGTGGCCGAGAGTGAAGCTACAGCAAATAAACACATTGACGAAGCTAGTGCAGAGATCACGAGAATTGAGAAGTTAATTTCTTCTTGGGATGAAAATTCAGAAACTTCCTTGATCAATAAATATGCAGGTATTCAGCCCGTCAAAGTAAATCCTGAACTATTTGGATTAATTGAAAGGTCGCTTAAAATTTCAGCGATTACAGATGGTGCATTCGATATTACCTATGCGTCTATGGATAAGGTTTGGAGGTTTGATGGCAGCATGCAGTACCCACCCTCTGAAGCGGAGATTAAAAGCTCCATTGCTCAAGTAGGATACCAACATATTATTTTAAATAAAGAAAAATCGACTGTTTTTTTAGAAAACAAAGGAATGAAAATTGGTTTTGGTGCTATCGGCAAAGGCTATGCCGCCGACAAAACTAAAGCATTAATGCTTTCAAAAAATGTTTTTGCAGGAATCATAAATGCATCTGGGGATTTAACCACCTGGGGAAGGCAAGCATCAGGAGAAAAATGGATTATTGGTATTTCAAATCCCTTAGATCGTGAAAAGATTTTTTCATGGCTGCCTCTTGATGAATCATCAGTAGCTACTTCTGGGAATTATGAGAAGTATGTGGTTTTTAAAGGTGAAAAATATTCGCATATTATTGATCCTAGAACAGGGTATCCGTCAAAAGGCATCAATAGTGTATCGGTTTTTTCAAAAAGTGCAGAGCTTTGTGATGCTTTAGCCACATCGGTCTTTATTATGGGTAGGGAAACAGGCTTGGCTTTTATCGATCAATTAGAAGGAACGGAAATTATTATTGTAGATTCAGATCATAAAATTCACAAGAGTAAAGGAATAAAGTTCGATGAAAAACGCTAA
- a CDS encoding thioredoxin family protein, producing the protein MKFLILGLAVVSTLTCFSQNWHKNFEEAQKDAQTNNKTLVLVFSGSDWCAPCIKLDREVWQSTEFKDYAAQYYALYKADFPRRKANKLSENLEKQNKGLAEKYNAKGYFPLVLVLNTKGEILGETGYQKVTPKAYISILNSFND; encoded by the coding sequence ATGAAATTTTTAATTTTAGGGCTGGCAGTAGTAAGTACACTAACATGCTTTAGTCAAAATTGGCATAAAAATTTTGAAGAAGCTCAAAAAGACGCCCAAACAAATAATAAAACCTTAGTCCTTGTTTTTTCGGGCTCGGATTGGTGTGCACCTTGTATAAAATTAGATAGAGAGGTATGGCAATCAACAGAATTTAAAGACTATGCAGCCCAGTACTATGCCTTGTATAAAGCAGATTTTCCAAGAAGAAAGGCGAATAAACTTTCTGAAAACTTAGAAAAACAAAACAAGGGGCTGGCAGAAAAGTACAATGCCAAAGGCTATTTTCCACTAGTACTAGTCCTCAATACAAAAGGTGAAATTTTAGGAGAAACTGGCTATCAAAAAGTCACGCCAAAAGCGTATATTTCGATCTTAAATTCGTTTAACGATTGA